Proteins from one Microtus pennsylvanicus isolate mMicPen1 chromosome 7, mMicPen1.hap1, whole genome shotgun sequence genomic window:
- the Mad2l1bp gene encoding MAD2L1-binding protein: MAAPGPEGLSPAAAPDLDWYEKSEETHAPQVEPETVITSVQEPSEPFRPRDLVPVVFPGPVSQEGCCQFTCELLKHVMYQRQQLPLPYEQLKHFYRKSPPQSEDTARKKPRLTAEVNSRKCQQALAELESVLSHLEDFFARTLVPRVLILLGGNALSPKEFYELDLSRLVPFSVDQSLNTAACLRRLFRAIFMADAFSELQAPPLMGTIVMVQGHRDCGEDWFLPKLNYRVPSRGHKLTVTLSCGRPSVPAIASEDYVWFQAPVTLKGFHE, from the exons ATGGCTGCGCCCGGGCCAGAGGGTCTGTCTCCTGCGGCCGCCCCCG ATTTGGATTGGTATGAGAAGTCGGAAGAAACTCACGCTCCTCAAGTAGAGCCTGAGACCGTCATCACGTCAGTTCAGGAACCTTCGGAGCCCTTTCGCCCAAGAGACTTGGTGCCGGTGGTGTTCCCCGGGCCTGTGAGCCAGGAAGGCTGCTGTCAGTTTACTTGTGAACTTCTAAAGCATGTCATGTACCAACGCCAACAGCTACCTCTGCCCTATGAACAGCTCAAGCACTTCTACCGAAAATCTCCTCCCCAG TCAGAGGACACTGCAAGGAAGAAACCTCGGCTCACCGCAGAGGTGAACAGCAGGAAGTGTCAGCAGGCTCTGGCGGAACTGGAGAGTGTCCTCAGTCACCTAGAGGATTTCTTTGCCCGAACACTAGTCCCAAGAGTGTTGATCCTTCTTGGAGGCAATGCCCTGAGCCCCAAGGAATTCTATGAACTTGACTTGTCCAGACTAGTCCCCTTCAGCGTGGACCAGAGCCTGAACACAGCTGCCTGTTTGCGTCGTCTCTTCCGAGCCATCTTCATGGCCGATGCCTTTAGTGAGCTGCAGGCTCCCCCGCTCATGGGTACCATTGTTATGGTGCAGGGGCACCGTGACTGTGGAGAAGATTGGTTTCTACCCAAGCTCAACTACCGAGTGCCCAGCCGGGGCCACAAACTGACTGTGACACTGTCCTGTGGGAGACCTTCCGTCCCAGCCATTGCCTCCGAGGATTACGTTTGGTTCCAGGCACCAGTGACACTTAAAGGTTTCCACGAGTGA
- the Gtpbp2 gene encoding GTP-binding protein 2, with the protein MDSRVSELFGGCCRPGGGPAMGGNLKARGAGGSSSCGGPKGKKKNGRNRGGKANNPPYLPPEAEDGNIEYKLKLVNPSQYRFEHLVTQMKWRLQEGRGEAVYQIGVEDNGLLVGLAEEEMRASLKTLHRMAEKVGADITVLREREVDYDSDVPRKITEVLVRKVPDNQQFLDLRVAVLGNVDSGKSTLLGVLTQGELDNGRGRARLNLFRHLHEIQSGRTSSISFEILGFNSKGEVVNYSDSRTAEEICESSSKMITFIDLAGHHKYLHTTIFGLTSYCPDCALLLVSANTGIAGTTREHLGLALALKVPFFIVVSKVDLCAKTTVERTVRQLERVLKQPGCHKVPMLVTSEDDAVTAAQQFAQSPNVTPIFTLSSVSGESLDLLKVFLNILPPLTNSKEQEELMQQLTEFQVDEIYTVPEVGTVVGGTLSSGICREGDQLVVGPTDDGCFLELRVCSIQRNRSACRVLRAGQAATLALGDFDRALLRKGMVMVSPEMNPTICSVFEAEIVLLFHATTFRRGFQVTVHVGNVRQTAVVEKIHAKDKLRTGEKAVVRFRFLKHPEYLKVGAKLLFREGVTKGIGHVTDVQAITAGEAQASMGF; encoded by the exons ATGGACTCGCGGGTATCGGAGCTGTTCGGCGGCTGCTGCCGGCCCGGAGGAGGCCCGGCCATGGGCGGAAACCTCAAAGCTCGTGGGGCCGGCGGTAGCAGCAGTTGCGGGGGCccaaaggggaagaagaagaacgGAAGGAACAGAGGAGGTAAAGCCAACAACCCTCCGTACCTGCCCCCAGAG gCTGAAGATGGTAACATCGAATATAAA CTGAAGCTGGTGAATCCATCACAGTACCGCTTTGAACACTTGGTGACGCAAATGAAGTGGCGGCTCCAGGAGGGTCGCGGTGAGGCTGTCTACCAGATTGGGGTAGAGGACAATGGGCTGCTGGTGGGGCTGGCTGAGGAGGAGATGCGGGCTTCCCTCAAGACCCTGCACCGGATGGCAGAGAA GGTTGGGGCAGACATCACTGTTCTCCGGGAGCGAGAAGTGGATTATGATAGTGACGTGCCCCGGAAGATCACTGAGGTGCTGGTGCGAAAGGTTCCTGACAATCAGCAG TTCCTAGATCTCCGAGTGGCAGTCCTAGGGAATGTGGACTCGGGGAAGTCGACCTTGCTTGGAGTCTTGACCCAAGGAGAGCTGGACAACGGGCGGGGCCGAGCCCGGCTCAACCTTTTCCGCCACCTGCATGAGATTCAGTCTGGCCGAACCTCCAGCATCAGCTTTGAGATCCTGGGCTTTAACAGCAAGGGAGAG GTGGTGAATTACAGCGACTCACGGACTGCAGAAGAGATCTGTGAAAGCAGCTCCAAGATGATCACCTTCATCGACCTGGCGGGCCACCATAAATACCTGCACACCACCATCTTCGGCCTCACCTCCTACTGCCCTGACTGTGCCCTGCTCCTCGTCAGTGCCAACACTGGAATCG CCGGCACCACACGGGAACATCTGGGGCTGGCCTTGGCCCTGAAAGTGCCCTTCTTCATCGTGGTCAGTAAAGTGGACCTGTGTGCTAAGACCACAGTGGAGAGGACAGTACGCCAGCTGGAGCGGGTCCTCAAGCAGCCTGGCTGCCACAAGGTCCCTATGCTGGTCACCTCTGAGGATGATGCTGTCACTGCTGCTCAGCAATTTGCCCAGTCACCCAA TGTCACGCCTATATTCACACTGTCCAGTGTGTCTGGAGAGAGTCTGGACCTTCTTAAAGTCTTCCTGAATATCCTGCCTCCACTCACAAACAGCAAAGAGCAGGAAGAGCTTATGCAGCAGTTGACGGAATTCCAG GTGGATGAAATCTACACAGTCCCAGAGGTGGGGACTGTGGTTGGAGGAACACTGTCCAG TGGGATCTGCCGTGAGGGTGACCAGCTGGTGGTAGGCCCAACAGATGATGGCTGCTTCCTGGAGCTGAGAGTATGCAGCATCCAGCGCAATCGCTCTGCCTGTCGTGTGCTGCGAGCTGGTCAGGCTGCTACACTAGCCCTTGGAGACTTTGACCGTGCACTGCTTCGCAAG GGCATGGTGATGGTGAGTCCCGAGATGAATCCCACCATCTGCTCAGTGTTTGAGGCAGAGATAGTCCTGCTGTTCCATGCCACCACCTTCCGGCGGGGATTCCAGGTGACAGTACATGTGGGCAACGTACGTCAAACAGCAGTGGTGGAAAAGATCCATGCAAAG GACAAGTTGCGGACAGGGGAGAAAGCAGTAGTACGTTTCCGCTTCCTGAAACACCCAGAATACCTGAAGGTGGGCGCCAAACTGCTGTTCCGGGAGGGTGTTACCAAGGGCATCGGTCATGTCACAGATGTGCAAGCCATCACAGCAGGAGAAGcccaggccagcatgggcttCTGA